One region of Terricaulis silvestris genomic DNA includes:
- a CDS encoding TolB family protein yields the protein MADWTRLGLCGVLAALACGCATQPGAPAFSVVGEAELFAPGVVSTDFAEIRLTISPDGRTALWFSRNRPGGAGGYDIWMSRRTGDAWGEAAPVSFNTAGRDFDPAFSADGRYVYFCSDRPGGLGGDDLYRVAVTADGFGAVEHLGAGVNSASNEWAPMLSPDGARLLFSSNRPGGAGRMDLFVAARAGDGFAAAAPVPGGVNTAADEFDSTYLADGTTIIFSRAPDLAADRIDLVFAALTAGAYGAGETLPLGVNDAQADTYGPMLDWSDRQQITFSGRRGGTGDMDLFVVRYRLEGGGR from the coding sequence GTGGCGGATTGGACGCGGCTAGGCTTGTGCGGCGTGCTGGCGGCGCTGGCGTGTGGTTGCGCGACGCAGCCCGGTGCGCCAGCGTTCAGCGTTGTGGGCGAGGCGGAGCTGTTCGCCCCTGGTGTGGTCTCGACAGACTTTGCGGAAATCCGGCTCACGATCAGTCCGGACGGACGTACGGCGTTGTGGTTCAGCCGCAATCGGCCAGGCGGCGCGGGCGGCTACGATATTTGGATGTCGCGGCGCACAGGCGATGCGTGGGGCGAAGCGGCGCCGGTTTCATTCAATACTGCGGGGCGTGACTTCGATCCGGCGTTCAGCGCGGACGGACGGTATGTATATTTCTGCTCGGATCGGCCGGGTGGCTTGGGCGGCGACGATCTCTATCGCGTCGCGGTGACGGCCGATGGGTTTGGCGCGGTGGAGCATCTGGGCGCCGGTGTAAACAGCGCCAGCAACGAATGGGCGCCTATGCTCTCCCCTGACGGCGCGCGGCTGTTGTTCTCAAGCAATCGACCGGGCGGCGCTGGCAGGATGGATTTGTTCGTGGCGGCTCGAGCCGGCGATGGCTTCGCGGCAGCGGCGCCCGTGCCTGGCGGCGTGAACACGGCGGCGGATGAATTCGACTCTACATATCTGGCGGACGGGACGACGATCATCTTCTCGCGCGCGCCGGACTTGGCCGCGGATCGGATCGATCTGGTGTTCGCGGCTTTGACCGCCGGCGCCTACGGCGCGGGCGAGACGCTGCCGCTGGGCGTGAACGATGCTCAGGCCGATACTTATGGGCCGATGCTGGATTGGTCGGATCGGCAGCAGATCACGTTCTCGGGCCGCCGCGGCGGGACCGGCGACATGGATCTTTTTGTTGTGCGCTATCGCCTTGAGGGCGGCGGGCGCTAG
- a CDS encoding anthrone oxygenase family protein gives MMDTFVTALLWFCAIGCAVIGGLFFAFSTFIMTALGQIDRPAGIAAMNAINVVILRSLFMPVFFGTTLAALALTVIGVMRWGDPGALAMAAGGVIYVLGMFVVTMAFNVPLNNELARTPSDEAWARYLKDWTLWNHVRTIAPIVSSALFICALIAAT, from the coding sequence ATGATGGACACGTTTGTCACCGCCCTGCTCTGGTTTTGCGCCATTGGCTGCGCGGTCATTGGCGGGCTCTTCTTCGCGTTCTCGACTTTCATCATGACAGCGCTGGGCCAGATCGATCGGCCGGCTGGAATCGCGGCGATGAACGCGATCAACGTGGTGATCCTGCGCTCCCTCTTCATGCCGGTGTTTTTCGGGACAACGTTGGCGGCGCTGGCGCTGACCGTGATCGGCGTGATGCGCTGGGGCGACCCAGGCGCGCTGGCGATGGCCGCCGGCGGCGTCATCTACGTGCTGGGCATGTTCGTCGTGACGATGGCGTTCAACGTGCCGCTGAACAACGAGCTGGCGCGCACTCCATCCGACGAAGCGTGGGCGCGGTATCTGAAAGACTGGACGCTGTGGAATCACGTGCGAACGATCGCGCCGATCGTCTCAAGCGCACTCTTCATCTGCGCGCTGATCGCGGCAACGTAA
- the msrA gene encoding peptide-methionine (S)-S-oxide reductase MsrA — protein sequence MSTERAVLAGGCFWGVQDLVRKLPGVISSSVGYSGGDVPNATYRNHGTHAEAVEILFDPEKISYRDLLEFFFQIHDPTTRNRQGNDVGTSYRSAIFYTTDEQKRVAEDTIADVDASGIWPGKVVTTVEPVGPYWEAEPEHQDYLERIPDGYTCHWVRPNWKLPRRSAVA from the coding sequence ATGTCTACTGAACGCGCTGTTTTGGCTGGCGGATGCTTTTGGGGCGTCCAGGACCTGGTCCGCAAGCTGCCGGGCGTGATCAGCAGCAGCGTCGGCTATTCAGGTGGCGACGTCCCGAACGCGACCTATCGCAATCATGGCACGCACGCCGAAGCCGTGGAGATCCTCTTCGATCCCGAGAAAATCTCGTATCGCGATCTGCTGGAATTCTTCTTCCAGATTCACGATCCAACCACGCGCAATCGTCAAGGCAACGATGTCGGGACCAGCTATCGCTCGGCGATTTTCTATACGACCGACGAGCAAAAGCGCGTTGCTGAGGACACCATCGCCGACGTCGATGCGTCAGGCATCTGGCCGGGCAAAGTCGTAACGACGGTCGAGCCCGTCGGCCCGTACTGGGAAGCCGAGCCGGAGCACCAGGATTATCTGGAACGCATTCCCGATGGCTACACCTGCCACTGGGTCCGGCCGAACTGGAAGCTCCCGCGCCGCAGCGCTGTGGCTTAA